Proteins from a single region of Thiomicrorhabdus sp. Kp2:
- the tmk gene encoding dTMP kinase, with translation MSGQFITLEGTEGAGKSTNLVFIQEWLTAQGIDHIVTREPGGTEIGEAIREVLLNKDYTAMHEETELLLMFAARAQHLQEKILPALAQGKWVISDRFTDATYAYQGAARGMEFDRIAEIEHWVQQGFFPHTTFIFDLPIEVGMARVASRGGETDRFEQEKHDFFEKVRSAYLKRAEMAPERYTVLDASQPLEQVQADIVARLQMMRGV, from the coding sequence ATGTCAGGTCAGTTTATTACTTTAGAAGGCACCGAAGGTGCTGGAAAATCTACCAATTTAGTTTTTATTCAAGAGTGGTTAACCGCACAAGGTATTGACCATATTGTGACACGTGAACCTGGTGGAACAGAAATTGGTGAGGCGATTCGTGAAGTCTTATTAAACAAAGACTACACGGCGATGCATGAAGAGACTGAATTGCTTTTAATGTTTGCTGCACGTGCTCAACATTTACAAGAGAAAATATTGCCTGCCCTTGCGCAAGGTAAATGGGTAATTTCTGATCGTTTTACCGATGCCACCTACGCTTATCAAGGTGCGGCACGCGGCATGGAATTTGACCGTATTGCTGAGATTGAACATTGGGTTCAACAGGGGTTTTTCCCTCATACGACTTTTATTTTTGATTTACCGATTGAGGTAGGTATGGCGCGTGTGGCCTCTCGTGGCGGTGAGACGGATCGTTTTGAACAAGAGAAACATGACTTTTTTGAAAAGGTACGTTCAGCCTATTTAAAACGTGCCGAGATGGCGCCTGAACGTTATACCGTTTTAGATGCAAGCCAACCCTTAGAACAAGTGCAGGCAGACATTGTGGCGCGTTTACAAATGATGCGAGGTGTGTAG
- the holB gene encoding DNA polymerase III subunit delta' — translation MDSIQPAYVLYPWLQPQWQQWQQLQGRLGHAYLFAGPKGIGVEPFIQDVAQSVFCKNNQTGQACGQCSSCHLFLTQQHPDFFELKRLEDKKEIAVDQVRSLIYKLNETSHQGGYKIIWIDGVEYMNQSAFNALLKNLEEPASNTLFLLSTHQVERLPATIKSRCQQLNFTPPAMSQAIDWLHNNAPQADEALIKRALRLNWGAPLQALNWIESGLFDEDSQWRNDLKQIQSGRKTASQAVAEWLKFKEPERVFDYFYQWTVSAVRSVMYQTQAQEQTASTAQVQNWLRFQQAVLTAKQNWLANANKELVLESLCLEWLSIQQSEEPLESVFKSKIQKGMLA, via the coding sequence GTGGATTCTATTCAACCAGCCTATGTTCTATATCCTTGGTTACAACCCCAATGGCAACAATGGCAACAGCTGCAAGGGCGCTTAGGCCATGCTTATCTATTTGCGGGGCCAAAAGGTATTGGGGTTGAACCTTTCATTCAAGATGTGGCTCAGTCGGTTTTTTGCAAAAATAATCAAACAGGCCAGGCTTGTGGGCAGTGCTCAAGTTGTCATCTGTTTTTAACCCAACAACACCCAGATTTTTTTGAACTGAAACGTTTGGAAGATAAAAAAGAGATTGCGGTCGATCAGGTGAGAAGCCTGATTTATAAACTGAATGAAACCTCACACCAAGGTGGTTATAAAATAATCTGGATTGATGGTGTTGAATACATGAATCAATCGGCTTTTAATGCCTTGCTTAAAAACCTTGAAGAGCCTGCCTCAAATACGTTGTTTTTATTAAGCACACACCAGGTTGAACGTTTACCCGCCACCATTAAAAGCCGTTGCCAGCAACTTAATTTTACCCCACCTGCCATGTCCCAGGCCATTGATTGGTTGCATAATAATGCACCACAAGCCGATGAAGCCTTAATTAAACGTGCCTTACGTTTAAATTGGGGCGCACCGCTTCAAGCCTTAAACTGGATTGAGAGTGGTTTGTTCGATGAAGACAGCCAATGGCGAAATGATTTAAAACAGATTCAATCTGGGCGCAAAACCGCTTCTCAGGCGGTGGCTGAGTGGTTAAAGTTTAAAGAACCAGAACGTGTGTTTGATTATTTTTATCAATGGACGGTTTCCGCTGTTCGCTCAGTTATGTATCAAACCCAGGCTCAAGAACAAACGGCTTCTACTGCCCAGGTTCAAAACTGGTTGCGTTTTCAGCAAGCTGTGCTCACCGCCAAACAAAATTGGTTGGCTAATGCCAATAAAGAGTTGGTATTAGAAAGTCTTTGTTTGGAATGGTTAAGCATTCAACAAAGTGAAGAGCCACTAGAGAGTGTATTTAAATCCAAAATTCAAAAAGGAATGTTAGCGTGA
- the mltG gene encoding endolytic transglycosylase MltG, whose protein sequence is MSENSNQTNANTSEMHKSVINKPVIKKSNWFMRLFVLILLAGLVVVGIAYSQFKSFISEPISQQKQAIELTIKPGSSVSKVAYQLHQQGFLTQPKWFAWYVRYLNKQNVIKAGEFHIQPEWTVDELILNLENAKNIQYPVTIVAGQTIQQTLQTIQALPKIKKELDISDIKSLQELFGIDEKIDKKYPYATLEGRILPETYHYQAGDSDKEILLRAAGALNSALDQAWQNRAKKLPYKTPYEALIMASIVEKETGYAPERPLIAGVFVRRIKIGMRLQTDPTVIYGIGQSYDGNIRKRDLLKTTAYNTYKIDGLPPTPIALPSIEAIQAALNPEPTKALYFVAKGGGQHHFSNTLIEHNRAVQKYLLSR, encoded by the coding sequence ATGAGCGAAAATTCTAACCAAACAAATGCAAATACATCTGAGATGCATAAATCAGTGATAAATAAGCCAGTAATCAAGAAGTCTAACTGGTTTATGCGTTTGTTTGTTCTGATATTGTTAGCAGGCCTGGTAGTTGTTGGTATCGCTTATAGCCAATTTAAAAGCTTTATTTCAGAGCCAATTTCTCAACAAAAACAAGCGATAGAGTTAACAATTAAACCCGGTAGTTCGGTCTCTAAGGTGGCTTATCAATTACATCAGCAGGGCTTTTTAACGCAACCAAAATGGTTTGCTTGGTATGTGCGTTACCTAAATAAACAAAACGTGATTAAAGCGGGGGAATTTCATATTCAACCTGAATGGACGGTCGATGAGCTGATATTGAATTTAGAAAACGCTAAGAACATCCAGTACCCTGTAACCATTGTCGCTGGGCAAACCATTCAGCAAACCTTGCAAACCATTCAAGCGCTACCCAAAATTAAAAAAGAACTTGATATCAGTGATATTAAAAGCTTACAAGAGCTGTTTGGTATTGATGAAAAGATAGATAAAAAATACCCATATGCAACTCTCGAGGGTCGTATTTTGCCAGAAACCTATCACTATCAAGCAGGGGATAGTGACAAAGAAATCTTGTTAAGAGCAGCAGGCGCATTAAATTCTGCACTTGACCAGGCCTGGCAAAATCGTGCTAAAAAATTGCCATACAAAACACCCTATGAAGCTTTGATTATGGCTTCTATTGTGGAAAAAGAGACGGGTTATGCACCAGAACGTCCTTTGATTGCAGGTGTGTTTGTTCGGAGGATTAAGATTGGAATGCGCTTGCAAACTGATCCGACTGTCATTTACGGCATTGGTCAATCGTATGATGGCAATATTCGAAAAAGGGATTTACTTAAAACCACCGCATACAATACCTACAAGATTGATGGTTTGCCGCCGACCCCAATTGCTTTACCAAGTATTGAAGCGATTCAGGCAGCATTAAACCCAGAACCGACAAAAGCGTTATACTTTGTGGCAAAAGGTGGCGGACAACACCACTTTTCAAATACCTTAATCGAACACAATCGAGCGGTACAAAAATACTTGCTTAGTCGTTAA
- a CDS encoding aminodeoxychorismate synthase component I — translation MEIQSIDLSLLHQLNPLRYPFLLESVAKGGLGEFDVLMAYPQESIQLDSPENAQAFIEQVQTQFSKINPNIQNSQNLPFIGGWFAYFSYDYAQVVEPVLHLPKSQFPLANLTRIPVGIILEHSTNNVYLLAEPQFEAGLQEVEQDFVHALLLENDSSPVVVTDSHEEPEQKYLQGVEAIKEYILAGDVFQVNLSRQWQVELEQNTAYLDVYRALRKSNPAPFAALAYFETGSQQSNQGNQAWQIISSSPERLVKYQAPWVETRPIAGTRKRGDDVETDKALVTELIEHPKERAEHIMLIDLERNDLGRICQPGSVEVNELMVVETYEHVHHIVSNVRGRLQDGLSPLDIIHALFPGGTITGCPKIRCMEIVAELEQMPREAYTGSLGYINLDGSLDLNILIRTMIQFEKDHKPTVQFRAGAGIVADSQAENELTETRHKAKGLVKALQAGND, via the coding sequence ATGGAAATTCAATCGATTGATTTGTCTTTATTACATCAATTAAACCCATTGCGCTACCCGTTTTTATTAGAAAGTGTGGCAAAAGGTGGTTTGGGTGAATTTGATGTGTTAATGGCCTATCCGCAAGAATCCATTCAATTAGATTCGCCTGAAAATGCTCAAGCCTTTATTGAGCAGGTTCAAACTCAATTTTCTAAGATTAATCCCAATATTCAAAATAGCCAAAACCTACCGTTTATTGGTGGTTGGTTTGCTTATTTTAGTTATGACTATGCTCAAGTAGTTGAACCTGTTTTACATCTTCCAAAATCCCAGTTTCCTTTGGCTAACCTCACTCGAATTCCTGTTGGGATTATTCTCGAACACTCAACCAATAACGTGTATTTGTTAGCCGAGCCTCAGTTTGAAGCTGGTTTGCAAGAAGTAGAACAAGATTTTGTTCACGCTTTATTATTGGAGAATGATTCTTCACCTGTTGTTGTTACTGATAGCCATGAAGAGCCTGAACAGAAATATTTGCAGGGTGTTGAAGCGATAAAAGAATATATTTTGGCTGGTGACGTTTTTCAGGTGAATTTGTCTCGTCAGTGGCAAGTTGAGTTAGAACAAAATACGGCTTACTTGGATGTGTACCGAGCTTTACGAAAATCGAATCCTGCCCCTTTTGCCGCTTTGGCTTATTTTGAAACAGGCTCACAACAATCTAACCAAGGTAACCAGGCCTGGCAGATTATTAGCTCATCGCCTGAACGTTTAGTGAAATACCAAGCGCCTTGGGTAGAAACTCGTCCAATTGCAGGAACACGCAAACGTGGAGATGATGTAGAAACAGATAAGGCGCTTGTCACCGAGTTAATTGAACATCCTAAAGAGCGTGCTGAACATATTATGTTGATAGATTTAGAGCGTAATGATTTAGGTCGTATTTGCCAACCTGGTTCGGTAGAAGTCAACGAGCTAATGGTAGTAGAAACTTACGAACATGTGCATCATATTGTTTCCAATGTCAGAGGTCGGCTTCAAGACGGTTTATCACCCTTAGATATCATTCATGCCTTGTTTCCTGGAGGTACCATTACGGGTTGCCCTAAGATTCGTTGTATGGAAATTGTCGCCGAGTTAGAACAGATGCCAAGAGAGGCTTATACGGGTTCTTTAGGTTATATCAATTTAGACGGTTCGCTAGATTTGAATATTTTGATTCGCACTATGATTCAATTTGAAAAAGACCATAAGCCCACAGTGCAATTTAGAGCGGGGGCTGGGATTGTGGCCGACTCTCAAGCCGAAAATGAATTAACCGAAACCCGTCATAAAGCGAAAGGTTTAGTAAAAGCCTTGCAAGCGGGCAACGATTAA
- the pabC gene encoding aminodeoxychorismate lyase: MELATYWVNGLPQEEITLQDRAIQYGDGFFTTILVVNKQILNWASHWERIKNSSQVLGLPLIKLEQLSNWLEIALNDYFEKNDTKDCVLKIIITRGTGGVGYQMPETIGSNCLFYIKPSPIQLNQGELTAIQPMEIGLCKTLASMGSLAGVKSLNRLENVMARTEMAENGYQEGLMLNALNYVVCGTQSNIYLLKDGTVFTPKIKESGVAGTTRFQMNTLVQKLGWKMEEKNILLTQIEQADELFLTNAVRGVQPVKQFLNAQYTTVKTEQIHQAWSTWQMENATSVNSFKSMK; the protein is encoded by the coding sequence ATGGAGCTAGCGACTTACTGGGTAAATGGCCTACCGCAGGAAGAGATAACGCTTCAGGATAGGGCGATTCAGTATGGTGATGGTTTTTTTACGACGATTCTTGTTGTGAATAAACAAATTCTGAATTGGGCATCACATTGGGAGCGTATCAAAAACAGTAGCCAAGTTTTGGGTTTGCCTCTGATTAAGCTCGAGCAACTAAGTAATTGGTTGGAAATAGCTCTGAATGATTATTTTGAAAAAAATGATACCAAGGATTGCGTGCTTAAAATAATCATTACTCGTGGTACTGGTGGTGTTGGTTATCAAATGCCTGAAACGATAGGCTCGAACTGTTTGTTTTATATCAAGCCGAGCCCTATTCAGCTGAATCAAGGAGAGTTAACGGCTATTCAACCTATGGAAATTGGCTTATGTAAAACACTGGCAAGTATGGGGTCGTTGGCGGGAGTTAAAAGCTTAAATCGCTTAGAAAATGTGATGGCAAGAACCGAGATGGCAGAGAATGGCTATCAAGAAGGTTTAATGTTGAATGCGCTGAATTATGTTGTTTGTGGCACACAGTCAAATATTTACTTACTAAAAGACGGTACCGTTTTTACTCCTAAGATTAAAGAGAGTGGTGTTGCTGGCACAACACGTTTTCAAATGAACACCTTAGTGCAAAAATTGGGTTGGAAAATGGAAGAAAAAAACATTTTACTTACCCAGATTGAGCAAGCGGATGAACTGTTTTTGACTAATGCGGTAAGAGGTGTGCAACCTGTTAAGCAGTTTTTAAATGCTCAATATACAACCGTAAAAACAGAACAAATTCACCAGGCCTGGTCAACTTGGCAAATGGAAAATGCGACTTCTGTTAATAGCTTTAAGAGTATGAAATGA